The Halobacterium sp. CBA1132 genome has a segment encoding these proteins:
- a CDS encoding cation-translocating P-type ATPase, which translates to MTDDAAGETAATLTARLSVPDMDCPSCAGKVEHALDGVAGVDSFDTQPTTGRVVVTYDPDEADEAELVAAIESAGYEVTGRSGESEGERTEPASPGSVWTSPRALKTWASGVLVAAGFLLEFLLPGSNAAIAEVLGSDVLLSDAAFLGGILIAGQPIVRGGYYSLKSLNLDIDLLMSVAIFGAVAASVAFGERLYFEAATLAVLFSVSELLESYSMDRARSSLEELMELSPDEATVRRDGGEVTIPVEDVRVGDRVVVRPGEKIPMDGVVVEGESAVNQAPITGESVPVDKTEGDDVYAGTINEAGYLEVQVTAEATENTLARIVEMVEDAQANQTDREQFVERFAAYYTPVVVGAGILVGVVPPLFFGASWPTWILRGLTLFVLACPCAFVISTPVSVVSGVTSAAKNGVLVKGGNHLEAMGAVDAVAFDKTGTLTKGELTVTDVVALGDNDEEDVLRCARGLEARSEHPIGDAIVEHAADRDIESRTVSDFESVTGKGVRADLDGTTHYAGKPGYFADLGFDLSHVHAATDGGVVTQKSRDLCERNDCLDLLEDLVPELQSEGKTVVLVGTDDELEGVIAVADEVRPEAKASVQRLRDLGVEHTVMLTGDNERTAAAIAEQVGVDEFRAELLPEQKVEAVEDLTDEFEAVAMVGDGVNDAPALATATVGVAMGAAGTDTALETADIALMGDDLTRLPYLYDLSGRTTGVIRQNVWSSLAAKAILAAGVPLGLVPIWVAVLVGDAGMTTAVTANAMRLSRVKPELDAEGEE; encoded by the coding sequence ATGACCGACGACGCCGCCGGCGAGACAGCCGCCACCCTGACCGCCCGACTGTCGGTCCCCGATATGGACTGCCCGTCCTGCGCCGGCAAAGTCGAACACGCCCTCGACGGCGTGGCCGGCGTCGACTCCTTCGACACCCAGCCGACGACCGGCCGCGTCGTCGTCACCTACGACCCCGACGAGGCCGACGAAGCCGAGCTGGTCGCCGCTATCGAGTCCGCGGGCTACGAGGTGACCGGCCGGTCCGGCGAGAGCGAGGGCGAGCGCACCGAGCCCGCCAGCCCAGGCTCCGTCTGGACGAGTCCGCGCGCGCTGAAGACGTGGGCCAGCGGCGTCCTCGTCGCCGCCGGCTTCCTGCTGGAGTTCCTCCTCCCCGGCTCGAACGCCGCAATCGCGGAAGTGCTGGGCAGCGACGTGTTGCTGTCCGACGCCGCGTTCCTCGGCGGCATCCTCATCGCGGGCCAGCCCATCGTCCGCGGCGGCTACTACTCGCTGAAGAGCCTGAACCTCGACATCGACTTGCTGATGTCCGTCGCCATCTTCGGCGCCGTCGCCGCCAGCGTCGCGTTCGGCGAGCGCCTCTACTTCGAAGCGGCGACGCTCGCGGTCCTGTTCAGCGTCTCCGAACTCCTGGAGTCGTACTCGATGGACCGCGCGCGCAGCTCCCTCGAAGAGCTGATGGAACTCTCGCCGGACGAAGCGACGGTCCGGCGGGACGGCGGGGAGGTCACGATTCCCGTCGAAGACGTCCGCGTCGGCGACCGCGTGGTCGTCCGGCCGGGTGAGAAGATTCCGATGGACGGCGTGGTCGTCGAGGGCGAGAGCGCGGTGAACCAGGCGCCGATTACGGGCGAGAGCGTCCCCGTCGACAAGACCGAGGGCGACGACGTGTACGCCGGCACCATCAACGAGGCCGGCTACCTCGAAGTCCAAGTCACCGCGGAAGCCACGGAGAACACGCTCGCGCGAATCGTCGAGATGGTCGAGGACGCGCAAGCCAACCAGACCGACCGCGAGCAGTTCGTCGAGCGCTTCGCCGCCTACTACACGCCCGTCGTCGTCGGCGCCGGCATCCTCGTCGGCGTCGTCCCGCCGCTGTTCTTCGGGGCGTCGTGGCCGACGTGGATTCTGCGCGGCCTCACGCTGTTCGTGCTCGCCTGCCCCTGCGCGTTCGTCATCTCCACGCCCGTTTCGGTGGTTTCGGGTGTCACGAGCGCCGCGAAGAACGGCGTGCTCGTGAAGGGCGGCAACCACCTCGAAGCGATGGGCGCCGTCGACGCCGTCGCGTTCGACAAGACGGGCACGCTCACGAAGGGCGAACTCACCGTCACGGACGTCGTCGCGCTCGGTGACAACGACGAGGAGGACGTGCTACGCTGCGCGCGCGGCCTCGAAGCCCGCAGCGAACACCCCATCGGGGACGCCATCGTCGAGCACGCCGCCGACCGGGACATCGAGAGCCGAACCGTCTCGGACTTCGAGAGCGTCACCGGGAAGGGCGTGCGCGCTGACCTCGACGGCACCACCCACTACGCGGGCAAACCCGGCTACTTCGCGGACCTCGGGTTCGACCTCTCGCACGTCCACGCCGCCACCGACGGCGGGGTAGTCACGCAGAAGAGCCGCGACCTCTGCGAGCGCAACGACTGCCTGGACCTCCTCGAAGACCTCGTGCCCGAACTCCAGAGCGAGGGCAAGACGGTCGTCCTCGTCGGTACTGACGACGAACTGGAGGGCGTCATCGCGGTCGCCGACGAGGTCCGCCCCGAGGCGAAGGCGTCCGTCCAGCGCCTCCGCGACCTCGGCGTCGAACACACCGTGATGCTCACCGGGGACAACGAGCGCACTGCCGCCGCCATCGCCGAGCAGGTGGGCGTCGACGAGTTCCGCGCGGAACTGCTCCCCGAGCAGAAGGTCGAAGCCGTCGAGGACCTCACCGACGAGTTCGAAGCGGTTGCGATGGTCGGGGACGGCGTCAACGACGCGCCCGCGCTCGCCACCGCCACCGTCGGCGTCGCGATGGGTGCTGCAGGCACGGACACCGCCCTCGAAACGGCGGACATCGCGCTGATGGGCGACGACCTGACTCGGCTCCCGTACCTCTACGACCTCTCCGGCCGCACCACCGGCGTCATCCGGCAGAACGTCTGGTCGAGCCTTGCCGCGAAAGCGATTCTCGCGGCGGGTGTCCCCCTCGGCCTCGTCCCCATCTGGGTCGCCGTCCTCGTCGGCGACGCCGGCATGACCACCGCCGTCACCGCGAACGCGATGCGGCTCTCGCGCGTGAAACCGGAACTGGACGCCGAGGGCGAGGAGTAG
- the fdhF gene encoding formate dehydrogenase subunit alpha translates to MSSEEPTKTICPYCGVGCGIGVRQGEEPGDVSFAPWGDAPVNEGRVCIKGGAAAQVVAHEDRLTEPLIREDGDLRPASWDEALSRVVAEMEAIRDEHGPDGMGFYASSKTMNEENYLLQKLARRYGTNNVDNCTRMCHASTVYALRESLGAGAMTNSMADLRDEADVFWIQGANPGEQHPIANSQYFRQAVLDGATVIQVDPHANKTTESFDIAESDRHIHLQLEPGTDIPLLNAVLKTVLENGWVDEEFVAGRTEGIEDLRETLADFDKAAAAEECGVPLDAIERAADVYATADNAAIFTGMGMSQHACGVDNVQNEINLALVTGNVGRPGTGVNPLRGQNNVQGASDVGAMPNVLPGYQPVEDDEARAAVEDVWGFEIPSEPGLTNVEITHSIGDTVHGLYVMGENPVMSEPNADRVADLLSETEFVVVQDIFPTETVDFADVVLPATTWAERGGTVTNTDRRVQRMRGVENVHEHTRHDLDILTEVGARLFGEDSGFDGPEDVFEELREVCPIYHGMTYDELGKTGLHWPCYEPGDEGDQFLYADSFDTPSGLGQIEGVRHQPPRETPDEEYPLILTTARLEEHYNTGTMSRRSATLSRQHPENFVDVHPADAERYGVADGDSVTLRSRRGEITLRANVTEAIKEGVVWTTPHFADASANVLTNDVLDERAKIPEYKAAAVDVTVAERGADLDAHADD, encoded by the coding sequence GTGTCGAGTGAGGAACCGACGAAGACCATCTGTCCGTACTGCGGCGTGGGCTGCGGCATCGGCGTCCGGCAGGGCGAGGAACCCGGCGACGTCAGCTTCGCGCCGTGGGGCGACGCGCCGGTCAACGAGGGCCGCGTCTGCATCAAGGGCGGCGCGGCCGCGCAGGTCGTCGCCCACGAGGACCGGCTGACCGAGCCGCTGATTCGGGAGGACGGCGACCTCCGGCCGGCGTCGTGGGACGAAGCCCTCTCGCGGGTGGTCGCGGAGATGGAGGCGATTCGGGACGAGCACGGCCCGGACGGGATGGGGTTCTACGCGTCCTCGAAGACGATGAACGAGGAGAACTACCTCCTCCAGAAGCTCGCGCGGCGGTACGGCACGAACAACGTCGACAACTGCACGCGGATGTGCCACGCGTCGACGGTGTACGCGCTCCGCGAGAGCCTCGGCGCGGGCGCGATGACCAACAGCATGGCCGACCTCCGCGACGAGGCCGACGTCTTCTGGATTCAGGGCGCCAACCCCGGCGAACAGCACCCAATCGCGAACAGCCAGTACTTCCGGCAGGCGGTGCTGGACGGCGCGACCGTGATTCAGGTCGACCCGCACGCGAACAAGACCACGGAGTCGTTCGACATCGCCGAGTCGGACCGCCACATACACCTCCAGTTGGAGCCGGGGACCGACATCCCGCTGCTGAACGCCGTCCTGAAGACCGTCTTAGAGAACGGCTGGGTGGACGAGGAGTTCGTCGCCGGGCGCACCGAGGGCATCGAGGACCTCCGGGAGACGCTCGCCGACTTCGACAAGGCGGCCGCTGCGGAGGAGTGCGGCGTCCCGCTCGACGCCATCGAGCGCGCGGCCGACGTGTACGCGACCGCGGACAACGCCGCCATCTTCACGGGGATGGGGATGAGCCAGCACGCCTGCGGCGTGGACAACGTCCAGAACGAAATCAACCTCGCGCTCGTCACCGGGAACGTCGGGCGGCCCGGGACGGGCGTGAACCCGCTGCGCGGCCAGAACAACGTGCAGGGCGCCAGCGACGTCGGCGCGATGCCGAACGTCCTCCCGGGCTACCAGCCCGTCGAAGACGACGAGGCCCGCGCGGCCGTCGAGGACGTCTGGGGGTTCGAGATTCCCAGCGAGCCCGGCCTCACGAACGTCGAAATCACGCACAGCATCGGCGACACCGTCCACGGTCTCTACGTCATGGGCGAGAACCCAGTGATGAGCGAGCCGAACGCCGACCGCGTCGCGGACCTCCTCTCGGAGACGGAGTTCGTCGTCGTGCAGGACATCTTCCCGACGGAGACCGTCGACTTCGCGGACGTCGTGCTGCCGGCGACGACGTGGGCCGAGCGCGGCGGCACCGTGACGAACACGGACCGCCGCGTCCAGCGGATGCGGGGCGTCGAGAACGTCCACGAGCACACCCGCCACGACCTCGACATCCTCACCGAGGTCGGCGCGCGGCTGTTCGGCGAGGATTCGGGCTTCGACGGCCCCGAGGACGTCTTCGAGGAGCTGCGCGAGGTCTGCCCCATCTACCACGGGATGACCTACGACGAACTCGGCAAGACCGGCCTGCACTGGCCGTGCTACGAGCCCGGTGACGAGGGCGACCAGTTCCTCTACGCGGACTCCTTCGACACCCCGAGCGGCCTCGGGCAAATCGAGGGCGTGCGCCACCAGCCCCCGCGGGAGACGCCCGACGAGGAGTACCCCCTGATTCTGACGACGGCGCGCCTCGAAGAGCACTACAACACGGGGACGATGAGCCGGCGCTCGGCGACGCTCTCCCGCCAGCACCCCGAGAACTTCGTGGACGTCCACCCCGCGGACGCCGAGCGGTACGGCGTCGCGGACGGCGACAGCGTGACGCTGCGGTCGCGTCGCGGCGAAATCACGCTGCGCGCGAACGTCACGGAGGCAATCAAGGAGGGCGTCGTGTGGACGACGCCGCACTTCGCGGACGCCTCGGCGAACGTGCTGACGAACGACGTGCTCGACGAGCGCGCGAAGATTCCCGAGTACAAGGCCGCCGCCGTCGACGTGACCGTGGCGGAGCGCGGTGCGGACCTCGACGCGCACGCCGACGACTGA
- a CDS encoding ABC transporter ATP-binding protein: MARVTLDSVTKAYGDTKAIDDVSVAVPDGETLAVVGPSGCGKTTTLRTVAGFETPDAGGVYFDDGEVTHVPPENRNVGLVFQSYALFEHMTVAENVAFGPRMHGVDGEERQRRVDELLELLDIAELRDRDPASLSGGQQQRVGVARALAIEPEILLLDEPMTGLDAKLKSRLREELGDLLDRLDVTALYVTHDQAEAMAMCDRIAVMNGGALEQVGTPAEVYHEPATEFVAEFVSLDGVDLDFLDAPRA; this comes from the coding sequence ATGGCACGTGTAACACTCGACTCGGTGACGAAGGCGTACGGCGACACGAAAGCGATAGACGACGTCTCCGTGGCCGTCCCGGACGGCGAGACGCTCGCCGTCGTCGGCCCCTCGGGCTGCGGGAAGACGACGACGCTGCGCACCGTCGCGGGCTTCGAGACGCCCGACGCGGGCGGCGTCTACTTCGACGACGGCGAGGTCACGCACGTCCCGCCGGAGAACCGCAACGTCGGGCTGGTGTTCCAGTCGTACGCGCTGTTCGAGCACATGACCGTCGCGGAGAACGTCGCGTTCGGCCCGCGGATGCACGGCGTCGACGGTGAAGAGCGACAGCGCCGCGTCGACGAGCTACTGGAGCTGCTGGACATCGCGGAGCTGCGCGACCGCGACCCCGCGTCGCTGTCCGGCGGTCAGCAGCAGCGCGTCGGCGTCGCCCGCGCGCTCGCCATCGAGCCCGAGATTCTCCTCTTGGACGAGCCGATGACCGGCCTCGACGCGAAGCTCAAGAGCCGGCTCCGGGAGGAACTCGGCGACCTGCTGGACCGCCTCGACGTCACCGCGCTCTACGTCACGCACGACCAAGCGGAGGCGATGGCGATGTGCGACCGCATCGCCGTGATGAACGGCGGCGCACTCGAACAGGTCGGGACGCCCGCGGAGGTCTACCACGAGCCCGCCACCGAGTTCGTCGCGGAGTTCGTCTCGCTGGACGGCGTCGACCTCGACTTCCTCGACGCGCCGCGCGCCTGA
- a CDS encoding ABC transporter permease, whose amino-acid sequence MLAATLAFLILPVAYTFVGSFATRMTGVVPEGLGTLDNWRVVLGLADTIGSQRSMGWTTLVALPNGIGIQVPAELAFSVALALGGVAINVVVGVPIAYAVARYDFRGKEWVDAFSVLPLVPGVVLGVAFLRAYPNLSATSFGLIVGYSLLKAPFMVMAVRSEFESMDLRRIEESARSLGASWPRTFLTVIVPQARSGILAGAIICWTLAAAEFNFSYIVYAKGTQPLALFLQRHISNSAFPQAAAAVSLFFCIVVAVTVALQRLGNRGFDAIGGD is encoded by the coding sequence GTGCTCGCGGCGACGCTGGCGTTCCTCATCCTCCCGGTCGCGTACACGTTCGTCGGGTCGTTCGCCACGCGGATGACCGGCGTCGTCCCCGAGGGACTGGGCACGCTGGACAACTGGCGGGTGGTGTTGGGGCTCGCGGACACCATCGGCTCCCAGCGCAGCATGGGCTGGACGACGCTGGTCGCGCTCCCGAACGGAATCGGCATTCAGGTGCCCGCGGAGTTGGCGTTCAGCGTCGCGCTCGCGCTCGGCGGCGTCGCCATCAACGTCGTCGTCGGCGTCCCTATCGCGTACGCCGTCGCGCGCTACGACTTCCGCGGCAAGGAGTGGGTGGACGCGTTCTCCGTGCTCCCGCTCGTGCCCGGGGTCGTCCTCGGCGTCGCGTTCCTGCGCGCGTACCCGAACCTCTCCGCGACGAGCTTCGGCCTCATCGTCGGCTACTCGCTGTTGAAGGCGCCGTTCATGGTGATGGCGGTGCGCAGCGAGTTCGAGTCGATGGACCTGCGGCGCATCGAGGAGAGCGCGCGGTCGCTGGGCGCGTCCTGGCCGCGGACGTTCCTCACCGTAATCGTGCCGCAGGCGCGCTCGGGCATCCTCGCGGGCGCCATCATCTGCTGGACGCTGGCGGCCGCGGAGTTCAACTTCTCGTACATCGTCTACGCGAAGGGCACCCAGCCGCTGGCGCTGTTCCTCCAGCGCCACATCTCGAACAGCGCGTTCCCGCAGGCCGCGGCCGCGGTGTCGCTGTTCTTCTGCATCGTCGTCGCGGTCACCGTCGCGCTCCAGCGCCTCGGGAACCGCGGCTTCGACGCTATCGGAGGCGACTGA
- a CDS encoding ABC transporter permease, with product MSVAGRLADSVTAPDWLLAPVTERDRERRRIVALCLPFAALAVVAGVFPLVEVARISVSTQTYDSVGFTLAAYETLLTDPYYRGVAVNTLWFAAATTVTAVGLAVPIAHALETYDLPAGDLLVTLVSFPISLPGIVAAFMVLVLVGNTGLVTSVVAAFSAASPLDLAFGTTTSGLFLAYLYSMIPRATLILRGAYAEVDDRPAEAAQSLGATPFQTFRYVTLPAIRPAITGALVLTFRTALAIFGTLLVIQSLVVWTLQISRELGPGFDLRVAGAMAVAYFAFAFAFTALALRYTEAEVGL from the coding sequence ATGTCCGTCGCGGGTCGGCTCGCCGACTCCGTGACCGCGCCCGACTGGCTGCTCGCGCCGGTCACGGAGCGCGACCGCGAGCGCCGCCGCATCGTCGCGCTGTGCCTGCCGTTCGCCGCGCTCGCGGTCGTCGCGGGCGTCTTCCCGCTCGTGGAGGTCGCGCGCATCAGCGTCTCCACGCAGACCTACGACTCCGTCGGGTTCACGCTCGCGGCCTACGAGACGCTGCTGACGGACCCCTACTACCGCGGCGTCGCGGTCAACACGCTGTGGTTCGCGGCCGCGACGACGGTGACGGCGGTGGGGCTCGCGGTCCCCATCGCGCACGCCCTCGAAACCTACGACCTGCCCGCCGGCGACCTGCTCGTGACGCTGGTGTCGTTCCCCATCAGCCTCCCGGGCATCGTCGCGGCGTTCATGGTGCTCGTGCTCGTCGGGAACACCGGGCTGGTCACCAGCGTCGTCGCCGCGTTCTCCGCGGCGAGCCCGCTCGACCTCGCGTTCGGCACGACCACCAGCGGGCTGTTCCTCGCGTATCTCTACTCGATGATTCCGCGCGCCACGCTCATCCTCCGGGGCGCGTACGCGGAGGTCGACGACCGCCCCGCGGAGGCCGCCCAGAGCCTCGGCGCGACCCCGTTCCAGACGTTCCGGTACGTCACGCTCCCCGCGATTCGGCCCGCCATCACGGGCGCGCTCGTGCTGACGTTCCGCACCGCGCTGGCCATCTTCGGCACGCTGCTCGTGATTCAGAGCCTCGTCGTCTGGACGCTCCAGATTTCGCGGGAACTCGGCCCGGGCTTCGACCTCCGCGTCGCGGGCGCGATGGCCGTCGCGTACTTCGCGTTCGCGTTCGCGTTCACCGCGCTCGCGCTCCGGTACACCGAAGCGGAGGTGGGGCTGTGA
- a CDS encoding extracellular solute-binding protein, which produces MPDTRRNVVRSLGALAAAGLAGCVTENASNDASGGGGSETYTVGAGEYETTVEASAFPQKLYFYCVQSGWMNWPSVMSAFEDEYGVAVNDDDRSSGEALTHMRSHENNMTHSGYNGGYTYGIVARNDGFTQAYKPQGWEQVPDALKTDDHHVTATRRVTTAVTYRKDIYEERGLDEPETWEDLLHPDVTQDLALQTPQAAVGLAAALSINNARGGSMDDLQPVIDYYGEIQDGGAEFTDNFLAQFSRGEYATFVRYDYSGLDLKYNNEEVAEENVGVALLGGENGNQGALNMPYGYALLEDAPNPEAAKLFMDYVLSLEGQQQFLDAYVRPIRADELELPDEFIDSAEYDRTEFQVDYGALVDQQESIIQEITRGAGL; this is translated from the coding sequence ATGCCCGACACACGTCGCAACGTGGTTCGCTCGCTGGGCGCGCTCGCGGCCGCCGGCCTCGCCGGCTGCGTCACCGAGAACGCCAGCAACGACGCGTCCGGCGGTGGCGGCTCGGAGACGTACACCGTCGGCGCCGGAGAGTACGAGACGACCGTCGAGGCGTCGGCGTTCCCCCAGAAGCTCTACTTCTACTGCGTGCAGTCCGGCTGGATGAACTGGCCGTCGGTGATGTCCGCCTTCGAGGACGAGTACGGCGTCGCCGTCAACGACGACGACCGCTCGTCGGGGGAGGCGCTGACGCACATGCGCTCCCACGAGAACAACATGACCCACTCGGGGTACAACGGCGGGTACACGTACGGCATCGTCGCCCGCAACGACGGCTTCACGCAGGCGTACAAGCCGCAGGGCTGGGAGCAGGTACCGGACGCCCTGAAGACCGACGACCACCACGTCACCGCCACCCGGCGCGTCACCACCGCCGTCACCTACCGGAAGGACATCTACGAGGAGCGCGGCCTCGACGAACCCGAGACGTGGGAGGACCTCCTCCACCCCGACGTCACGCAGGACCTCGCGCTCCAGACGCCGCAGGCCGCCGTCGGTCTCGCCGCCGCGCTGTCCATCAACAACGCCCGCGGCGGCAGCATGGACGACCTCCAGCCCGTCATCGACTACTACGGCGAGATTCAGGACGGCGGCGCGGAGTTCACGGACAACTTCCTCGCGCAGTTCTCCCGCGGCGAGTACGCGACGTTCGTGCGCTACGACTACTCCGGGCTCGACCTCAAGTACAACAACGAGGAGGTCGCCGAGGAGAACGTCGGCGTCGCGCTGCTCGGCGGCGAGAACGGCAATCAGGGCGCGCTCAACATGCCCTACGGCTACGCGCTCCTCGAAGACGCCCCCAACCCCGAGGCCGCGAAGCTGTTCATGGACTACGTGCTCTCGCTGGAGGGCCAACAGCAGTTCCTCGACGCGTACGTCCGCCCGATTCGCGCCGACGAACTGGAGCTGCCCGACGAGTTCATCGACAGCGCCGAGTACGACCGCACGGAGTTCCAAGTGGACTACGGCGCGCTCGTCGACCAGCAGGAGTCCATCATCCAGGAGATAACGCGGGGCGCGGGGCTCTGA
- the msrA gene encoding peptide-methionine (S)-S-oxide reductase MsrA, which translates to MTTETATFGGGCFWCVEAAFEQLAGVEDVTSGYAGGDVENPSYREVCNGTTGHAEVVQVEYDSDELAYEDLLEVFFEVHDPTTLNRQGPDVGEQYRSILLYHDDDQRELAEAFVEELDAAGAYDDPIVTEIEPLEVFYRAEDEHQNYFEKNPNQAYCSVNVAPKVAKVREQFAEKVQ; encoded by the coding sequence ATGACGACGGAGACAGCGACGTTCGGCGGCGGGTGTTTCTGGTGCGTGGAAGCGGCGTTCGAGCAGCTCGCCGGCGTCGAGGACGTCACGTCGGGGTACGCCGGCGGGGACGTCGAGAACCCCTCGTACCGCGAGGTCTGTAACGGGACGACCGGCCACGCGGAGGTCGTGCAGGTCGAGTACGACAGCGACGAACTCGCCTACGAGGACCTCCTCGAAGTGTTCTTCGAGGTCCACGACCCGACGACGCTGAACCGGCAGGGGCCGGACGTCGGCGAGCAGTACCGCTCGATACTCCTCTACCACGACGACGACCAGCGCGAACTCGCCGAGGCGTTTGTCGAGGAACTCGACGCCGCCGGCGCCTACGACGACCCAATCGTCACCGAAATCGAGCCCCTTGAGGTGTTCTACCGCGCCGAGGACGAACACCAGAACTACTTCGAGAAGAACCCGAATCAGGCGTACTGCTCGGTGAACGTCGCGCCGAAAGTGGCGAAGGTGCGCGAGCAGTTCGCCGAGAAGGTGCAGTGA
- a CDS encoding heavy-metal-associated domain-containing protein — protein sequence MSRTITVEGMSCGGCESTVEDALEGVAGVESASADRERDAATVEGDADADALVGAVEDAGYDASA from the coding sequence GTGTCCCGAACCATCACCGTCGAAGGAATGAGCTGTGGCGGCTGTGAATCGACCGTCGAGGACGCCCTCGAAGGCGTCGCCGGCGTCGAGAGCGCGAGCGCGGACCGCGAGCGCGACGCCGCGACCGTCGAGGGCGACGCGGACGCCGACGCGCTCGTCGGTGCAGTCGAGGACGCCGGCTACGACGCTTCCGCGTAG
- a CDS encoding AsnC family transcriptional regulator, with protein MSDLDETDRRILELLAADARRPYSDIADDVGLSAPAVSDRVANLRDSGVIERFTVDIDRSRLREGANVLVELSVPPGDVDAVREAVGSADAVEHVFVTASGDVVCSARLPVEDVRSWVTETVGIERLHDYEVTLLADAEWHPSVGEEFAMACAECGNTVTSEGETARIDGDRYHFCCSSCLARFEERYDRHDAEA; from the coding sequence ATGTCGGACCTCGACGAGACAGACCGCCGCATCCTCGAACTGCTCGCGGCGGACGCCCGCCGCCCGTACAGCGACATCGCCGACGACGTCGGGCTGTCCGCGCCCGCGGTCTCCGACCGCGTCGCGAACCTCCGCGATAGCGGCGTCATCGAGCGCTTCACCGTGGACATCGACCGCTCGCGGCTCCGCGAGGGCGCGAACGTCCTCGTGGAGCTTTCGGTCCCGCCGGGCGACGTCGACGCCGTCCGCGAGGCCGTCGGGAGCGCGGACGCCGTCGAACACGTCTTCGTCACCGCCAGCGGCGACGTGGTGTGTTCGGCCCGGCTCCCCGTCGAGGACGTGCGCTCGTGGGTGACCGAGACCGTCGGCATTGAGCGCCTCCACGACTACGAGGTGACGCTGCTCGCGGACGCCGAGTGGCACCCCAGCGTCGGCGAGGAGTTCGCGATGGCGTGCGCGGAGTGCGGGAACACCGTCACCAGCGAGGGCGAGACGGCGCGCATCGACGGCGACCGCTACCACTTCTGCTGTTCGTCGTGTCTCGCGCGCTTCGAGGAGCGCTACGACCGCCACGACGCCGAAGCCTAA